In one window of Branchiostoma floridae strain S238N-H82 chromosome 14, Bfl_VNyyK, whole genome shotgun sequence DNA:
- the LOC118429859 gene encoding hemicentin-2-like, producing MHSFIRTLVCLAVIRGCLCQSSIGLTLPDTVNTIAGDPVTLPATFRTDRRIATITWTKLEKNGDKRTPILTNIPMMASTEAHGSYEGRVELVGKASLKIDRTTAEDQGRYVLTLVGQGIGTEEGFIELNVMVPPRIAVGPSDPVMAASGRSATLTCSVTEAKPNITSLHWEKDGSLIDSSRLVTKYSGGNLQSTNLVIHFVTRGDAGVYKCIADHVVRRVSAALTVRVLYPATILSISDSQTVSVSDRVTLQCVAEGNPPPNITWTRNGVRLRGTTKSVSRDVRAESVVLDDVTVNASGIYACTAANSVGKSDLKSVEVIVQGSQSWLDDSSIAILVGAIAGGLWLAICVGLAVYFVRRRRNRQDKKRFAFYYNMGRKQPDGTDGKTGEETLEVTRHPHLKLPAKPVSGAPTYGGIDTMRRTKGKVRRYGLVLYTYHPQEDNELYLEIDDVIEVLEGEDGGWCLGYLRGRIGLFPSNYVKFLSASQVSASKLRELYDSSDPNRRSGKSSV from the exons ATGCACAGTTTTATCCGAACGCTGGTTTGCTTGGCGGTGATTCGAG GATGTCTGTGCCAGTCGTCTATCGGACTGACTCTACCGGACACGGTGAACACCATAGCCGGGGACCCCGTTACCTTACCCGCCACCTTCCGCACGGATCGCCGCATCGCCACGATCACTTGGACCAAATTGGAGAAAAATGGAGACAAAAGAACTCCTATTCTCACGAATATACCTATGATGGCGTCGACTGAAGCGCATGGCTCCTATGAAGGTAGAGTGGAACTGGTCGGGAAGGCCTCCCTGAAAATTGACCGGACCACAGCTGAAGACCAAGGGCGGTACGTCCTCACATTGGTGGGGCAAGGGATCGGCACAGAGGAGGGGTTCATCGAGCTGAACGTCATGG TTCCACCAAGAATCGCAGTGGGGCCTTCCGACCCAGTGATGGCAGCCAGTGGAAGATCGGCAACTCTAACGTGCTCAGTCACGGAAGCGAAGCCGAACATCACATCACTGCACTGGGAGAAGGACGGGTCGTTAATCGATAGTTCACGATTGGTCACCAAGTATTCCGGTGGGAATCTGCAGTCGACGAATCTGGTGATACATTTCGTGACCAGGGGTGACGCAGGTGTATACAAGTGCATCGCAGATCACGTGGTTCGAAGAGTCAGCGCTGCACTGACAGTGCGGGTGTTGT ATCCCGCCACTATACTGAGCATCTCGGACTCCCAGACTGTTTCCGTGTCGGACCGCGTCACTCTGCAGTGCGTGGCTGAGGGAAACCCTCCGCCCAACATCACGTGGACACGGAACGGAGTGCGTCTGCGCGGGACCACGAAGAGCGTGTCACGTGACGTCCGCGCAGAATCTGTGGTACTGGATGACGTCACAGTGAACGCCAGCGGTATTTACGCATGTACAGCGGCCAACTCCGTTGGGAAGAGTGACCTTAAGTCTGTAGAAGTGATCGTCCAAG GTTCTCAGTCTTGGCTGGACGACAGCAGTATAGCCATCCTTGTGGGCGCTATCGCTGGAGGCCTGTGGCTCGCCATCTGTGTGGGTCTGGCCGTGTACTTCGTCAGGCGGCGGCGGAACAGACAGGACAAGAAGCGGTTCGCCTTCTACTACAACATGGGGCGGAAACAGCCGGACGGCACGGACGGAAAGACGGGGGAGGAGACGCTAGAAGTGACCCGTCACCCACACCTCAAGCTACCAG CCAAACCAGTGTCAGGGGCTCCTACGTACGGTGGGATAGATACGATGCGTCGGACCAAGGGCAAAG TGCGTCGTTACGGCCTGGTCCTGTACACCTACCACCCACAAGAGGACAACGAGTTGTATCTGGagattgatgacgtcatcgaggtGCTTGAGGGGGAAGATGGCGGCTGGTGCCTGGGTTACCTGAGGGGCAGGATAGGCCTGTTCCCCTCCAACTACGTCAAGTTTCTGTCCGCGTCCCAAG